A DNA window from Ranitomeya imitator isolate aRanImi1 chromosome 2, aRanImi1.pri, whole genome shotgun sequence contains the following coding sequences:
- the SLC38A5 gene encoding sodium-coupled neutral amino acid transporter 5: MEMENLGDGEESHMLNGSVSESLNTDRLTLEEGYEAEEAASQEQEGFLQHVSSQKTQFTDFEGKTSFGMSVFNLSNAIMGSGILGLAFAMSNTGIILFVILLTLIAVMSAYSIQLLLKCSGVVGIRAYEQLGQRAFGPVGKILAALIITIHNVGAMSSYLYIIKYELPLVIQAFLGLTEPTGDWFLNGNYLIIIVSIFIILPLALMKHLGYLGYTSGFSLSCMVFFLCVVIYKKTVIPCPLNATNTVHNVYTNGYNATEEDCFPKLFTFNAQSVYSIPIIAFAFVCHPEVLPIYTELRRATTKRMQTVANVSIFAMFVMYLMTALFGYLTFYGQVDSEMLHTYNKVDPLDKLVLCVRLAVLVAVTLTVPVVLFPIRRAIQQLLCPGQDFRWWRHILIAVILLIAVNLLVIFIPNIKDIFGVIGSTSAPSLIFILPSIFYLKIVPREKEPLSSRPKIQAALFASLGFVFMTMSLTFIIIDWTTTGKSNIGGH, encoded by the exons ATGGAAATGGAAAACTTGGGGGACGGCGAAGAATCTCATATGTTGAACGGGAGTGTGTCTGAAAGCCTTAACACTGACAGACTGACGCTGGAGGAGGG ATATGAGGCGGAGGAAGCAGCCAGCCAGGAGCAGGAGGGGTTCCTGCAACATGTATCAAGTCAAAAAACCCAGTTCACTGAC TTTGAAGGAAAGACGTCTTTTGGGATGTCGGTATTTAACCTGAGCAATGCCATCATGGGCAGTGGAATACTGGGTCTCGCCTTTGCCATGTCCAACACAGGGATCATTCTGTTTGT GATCCTTCTGACACTCATCGCGGTCATGTCTGCTTACTCCATCCAGCTCCTCCTCAAGTGTTCTGGGGTTGTGG GTATCCGTGCCTATGAACAACTAGGACAGAGAGCATTTGGACCTGTAGGAAAAATTCTCGCTGCACTAATCATAACCATTCATAATGTGGGCG CAATGTCCAGTTATTTATATATTATCAAGTATGAGCTTCCCCTTGTAATTCAGGCCTTCCTGGGACTGACCGAGCCAACTGG GGACTGGTTTCTAAATGGTAACTATCTCATCATCATTGTCAGTATCTTCATCATTCTGCCACTCGCACTCATGAAACATCTAG GTTATTTGGGCTACACAAGTGGATTTTCGCTCAGCTGTATGGTGTTCTTCCTGTGTGTG GTGATCTACAAGAAAACAGTGATACCATGCCCCCTGAATGCCACAAATACTGTGCATAATGTCTACACTAATGGCTACAATGCCACCGAGGAGGACTGTTTCCCTAAATTATTTACCTTCAACGCTCAG AGCGTGTACTCCATCCCCATTATTGCGTTTGCCTTTGTGTGCCATCCTGAGGTTCTGCCCATATACACTGAGCTACGCAG aGCCACCACAAAACGGATGCAGACCGTGGCAAACGTCTCCATCTTTGCAATGTTTGTCATGTACCTGATGACTGCTCTGTTCGGCTATCTGACTTTCTATG GTCAAGTGGACTCGGAAATGTTACACACATATAacaaagtggaccctctggacaaGCTTGTGCTGTGTGTGCGCCTTGCCGTCTTAGTAGCCGTCACTCTGACTGTGCCGGTTGTTCTGTTTCCG ATCCGTAGGGCCATCCAGCAGCTTCTTTGCCCCGGGCAGGACTTTCGCTGGTGGCGGCACATCCTTATCGCTGTGATTTTGCTGATAGCTGTCAACCTGCTGGTCATCTTTATTCCTAACATTAAGGATATTTTTGGTGTTATTG GATCCACTTCGGCGCCAAGTCTGATATTCATTCTACCGAGTATTTTCTACTTGAAAATTGTCCCCAGAGAGAAGGAGCCTCTGTCATCACGCCCAAAGATTCAG GCTGCCCTCTTTGCCTCCCTGGGTTTCGTCTTCATGACAATGAGTCTGACTTTCATAATCATAGACTGGACAACAACAGGAAAAAGTAACATCGGGGGGCACTAG